Proteins found in one Chloroflexota bacterium genomic segment:
- a CDS encoding DUF1648 domain-containing protein has protein sequence MSRPPRALGIVIGVTAMIILAAATVLFVVILARTPVNLLTPLWVMLTLFSLPVIVFIAYRTFSLVNAQYRFTQNALVIAWGPMREIIPMREITGLLIGKELPSDLAPRGLWWPGCLVGRGHTKTVGDLTYYATTPQEGQLIVVTTFGGYVISPENIDAFIDSFESEGRKGILEPLEHTYNRPKFYEWDLWRDRPAQALVGISFVLPFLLMVVIAVRIPSLPPAIPLHFNINGLPDRTGSPVGLFILPVISGLVWLVNSLVGGVLHVRRAERPAAYLLWLGSSLVQAFLWVAALGLL, from the coding sequence ATGTCCCGCCCGCCCCGCGCCCTCGGCATCGTCATCGGCGTCACGGCCATGATCATCCTGGCCGCCGCCACCGTGCTGTTCGTCGTCATTCTGGCCCGTACGCCTGTCAACCTCCTTACTCCGTTGTGGGTCATGCTGACTCTGTTCAGCCTGCCGGTCATCGTCTTCATCGCCTACCGCACCTTCTCGCTGGTCAACGCCCAATATCGCTTCACCCAAAACGCGCTCGTCATCGCCTGGGGGCCAATGCGTGAAATCATCCCCATGCGCGAGATCACCGGCCTGCTCATTGGCAAGGAACTGCCGAGCGACCTCGCGCCGCGCGGCCTGTGGTGGCCGGGGTGTCTCGTCGGGCGCGGCCACACCAAAACCGTCGGCGACCTGACGTATTACGCCACCACGCCGCAAGAAGGCCAACTCATTGTCGTCACCACTTTCGGCGGCTACGTGATCTCACCCGAAAACATTGATGCCTTCATAGACTCCTTCGAGAGCGAAGGCCGCAAGGGCATCCTTGAGCCGCTTGAGCATACCTACAACCGCCCTAAGTTTTACGAGTGGGACTTGTGGCGCGACCGCCCGGCTCAGGCGCTGGTAGGAATCAGTTTCGTTCTGCCGTTCTTGCTGATGGTGGTCATCGCCGTTCGCATTCCGTCCCTGCCGCCAGCTATTCCCCTTCACTTCAACATCAACGGCCTGCCCGACCGGACAGGCTCACCCGTTGGCCTCTTTATCCTGCCCGTCATCAGCGGGCTGGTGTGGCTGGTCAACTCGCTCGTCGGCGGCGTTCTGCACGTGCGCCGCGCCGAGCGCCCCGCCGCTTATCTGTTGTGGTTAGGCTCCAGTCTCGTCCAGGCCTTTCTTTGGGTTGCCGCCCTCGGCTTGCTCTAG
- a CDS encoding branched-chain amino acid transaminase: MPLPNYAFFQGKIVPYSEARIGVLSHALNYGTAAFGGLRGYWNDDESQLFVFRPHDHFRRFLQSAKLLLMEFNYSEDDLVNHLMDLLRTEDYHQDCYIRPLAFYSDEIIGVRLHNLTPEISMVAVPFGRYVENEEGAHVTISSWRRVDDNSIPARGKIAGSYVNSAFVKTDAQRAGFDEAIVLNQDGHMAEGSAENLYLIRDGVVITPPITDNILEGITRRTVISLLREEMGVEVIERPIDRTEIYVADEAFFSGTGVQIAAITRVDYRPVGAGRMGPLVSELRDLYFNVVRGKAQKYRHWCAPVYETEREMAKA, encoded by the coding sequence ATGCCTCTTCCAAACTATGCATTCTTTCAAGGCAAGATCGTCCCTTACAGTGAAGCCCGGATCGGCGTCCTCTCTCACGCGTTGAATTACGGCACGGCCGCCTTCGGCGGCCTGCGCGGCTACTGGAACGACGACGAGAGTCAGCTCTTCGTCTTCAGGCCCCACGACCACTTCCGCAGATTTTTGCAATCGGCCAAACTGCTCTTGATGGAGTTCAACTATTCTGAAGATGATCTCGTCAATCACTTGATGGATCTGCTTCGCACCGAAGACTACCATCAGGATTGCTACATCCGCCCGCTGGCGTTCTACAGTGACGAGATCATCGGCGTGCGCCTGCACAACCTCACCCCCGAAATCTCAATGGTGGCCGTGCCGTTTGGCCGCTACGTGGAAAATGAAGAGGGCGCGCACGTCACCATTTCCTCCTGGCGGCGGGTGGACGACAACAGCATTCCGGCGCGCGGCAAGATCGCCGGCTCCTACGTCAACTCGGCCTTCGTCAAGACCGACGCCCAGCGCGCAGGCTTCGACGAAGCCATTGTCCTCAACCAGGACGGGCACATGGCCGAAGGCTCGGCGGAGAATCTCTACCTCATCCGCGACGGCGTCGTCATCACCCCGCCCATCACCGACAACATCCTCGAAGGCATCACCCGCCGCACGGTGATCAGCCTCCTGCGCGAAGAAATGGGCGTCGAAGTCATCGAACGCCCGATTGACCGCACTGAAATCTACGTCGCCGACGAAGCCTTCTTCAGCGGGACGGGGGTGCAGATTGCCGCCATCACCCGCGTGGATTACCGCCCGGTCGGCGCTGGCCGGATGGGCCCGCTCGTCTCCGAACTGCGCGACCTGTACTTCAACGTCGTGCGCGGCAAAGCGCAAAAGTACCGCCACTGGTGCGCGCCGGTGTACGAAACCGAACGCGAAATGGCGAAAGCCTAG
- a CDS encoding SDR family oxidoreductase, whose translation MSIKDRIIVVAGAAGSLGPTLCRAFAQAGASLALVGSRLEPLQTLASELALPAGRVLAYAANLTDPASVNALAGAVKEKFGRADAVIHLVGGYKAGAPVTEMDLAEVTSMLDQHLWTTLHIARAFIPMMAANNWGRFVHIGTPVAQTPNAKQAPYAIGKAAQDTLMLVLAQELKDTGVTVNAIQIRSIETAPPDPAKPRTGSSPEEISAAVLWLCSDEAGATNGARIPVFGRA comes from the coding sequence ATGTCCATCAAAGATCGCATCATCGTCGTCGCCGGGGCCGCCGGGAGTCTTGGCCCGACGCTGTGCCGCGCTTTCGCCCAGGCCGGGGCTTCACTGGCCCTCGTCGGGTCGCGCCTCGAGCCACTACAAACGCTGGCGAGCGAACTGGCCCTGCCCGCCGGGCGTGTGTTGGCTTACGCCGCCAACCTGACCGACCCGGCTTCGGTGAACGCGCTGGCCGGAGCGGTGAAAGAAAAGTTCGGGCGGGCCGATGCTGTCATCCATCTCGTCGGCGGCTACAAGGCCGGAGCGCCTGTGACCGAAATGGATTTGGCTGAGGTCACGTCCATGCTCGATCAGCACTTGTGGACGACTCTCCACATAGCCCGCGCCTTCATCCCGATGATGGCCGCCAACAACTGGGGACGCTTTGTGCACATTGGCACGCCAGTGGCGCAAACGCCCAACGCCAAACAAGCGCCGTATGCCATTGGCAAGGCGGCGCAAGACACGTTGATGTTGGTGCTGGCCCAGGAACTTAAGGACACGGGCGTGACCGTCAACGCCATCCAAATCCGGAGCATCGAAACTGCGCCGCCTGATCCGGCGAAGCCCAGAACCGGCAGCTCGCCCGAAGAAATTTCTGCCGCCGTGCTCTGGCTGTGCAGTGACGAAGCGGGCGCGACGAACGGCGCGCGCATTCCAGTGTTTGGCCGGGCGTAG
- the surE gene encoding 5'/3'-nucleotidase SurE produces the protein MPPDEKLILLTNDDGINSPGLRAAAEALSTLGWVTVAAPREQWSGAGRSLPSNTGGVIHAQRQQIGGDHWEVFAVDGTPAQAVQHGILELTPRPPDLVVSGINYGENVGSGITISGTVGAALEAASFGIPSLAGALETWPESHLTHSEDIDFAAAAHFTRFFAALIFQQQLPPDVDVIKVDVPAAATPETPWQVTRLSRQRYYLPIKPQRENLTDPRKVDYHRRLDSEPEPDSDVAAIASGKFVSVTPLSLDLTSRIDLIAWERQLRPYPINP, from the coding sequence ATGCCACCCGACGAAAAACTCATTCTGCTTACCAACGACGACGGCATCAACTCGCCCGGCCTGCGAGCGGCCGCTGAGGCGCTCTCAACACTGGGCTGGGTGACAGTGGCCGCCCCGCGCGAACAATGGTCGGGCGCGGGCCGCAGTCTGCCGTCCAACACCGGCGGCGTCATTCACGCCCAACGCCAGCAGATCGGCGGCGACCACTGGGAGGTGTTTGCCGTGGACGGCACGCCGGCGCAGGCCGTGCAACACGGCATTCTGGAGCTGACACCTCGCCCGCCCGACCTGGTCGTGTCGGGCATCAACTACGGCGAGAACGTGGGCAGTGGCATCACCATTTCCGGCACGGTGGGCGCGGCGCTGGAGGCCGCCTCGTTCGGCATTCCGTCTCTGGCCGGCGCGCTCGAAACATGGCCGGAGTCTCACCTCACGCACTCCGAAGACATTGACTTCGCCGCCGCCGCTCACTTCACCCGCTTCTTCGCCGCGCTCATTTTCCAACAGCAACTTCCGCCGGACGTGGACGTGATCAAAGTTGACGTGCCGGCGGCGGCCACCCCTGAGACTCCCTGGCAGGTCACCCGCCTCTCGCGTCAACGCTACTACCTGCCCATCAAGCCTCAACGCGAGAATCTGACCGACCCGCGCAAAGTGGATTATCATCGCCGACTCGATTCAGAGCCGGAACCGGACTCCGATGTCGCCGCCATCGCCAGCGGCAAGTTTGTTTCAGTCACGCCCCTCTCGCTCGATCTGACTTCGCGCATTGATCTCATTGCGTGGGAACGTCAACTAAGACCCTATCCGATAAACCCTTAG
- a CDS encoding nucleoside hydrolase → MKNVFFDHDAGVDDLLSIIFLLAMKQVKPLGIGVTPADCYLETGLPATLKILELLKRAEIPVAGGVLNGRHEFPSGWRHHSDTVDALPLLNETGGPHIAAQTLPAHELLIQTARASSDPVTLLFTGPLTNLAAALDLAPDIEQRFERLYWMGGAVDVPGNVLPPYGDGTAEWNAYWDAPAAARVWRSTIPITLVGLDATDSVPVTLDFLRRLARQRRFPLSDLAGQCWAVTVNTGYHLWDTLTTLSIGFPDLITVCDVPCEIVTEGPSEGRTLAAPGGRLVQVAGPVNAAQVYDTVLTLLQQ, encoded by the coding sequence ATGAAAAACGTTTTCTTTGATCACGACGCCGGCGTGGATGACCTGCTGTCAATCATCTTTCTGCTGGCGATGAAGCAGGTGAAGCCGCTCGGCATCGGGGTGACTCCGGCGGACTGCTACCTTGAAACCGGCCTGCCGGCCACGCTGAAGATTCTGGAACTGCTCAAGCGCGCGGAAATTCCGGTGGCGGGCGGCGTGCTGAATGGCCGCCACGAATTCCCCAGCGGGTGGCGGCATCACTCCGACACGGTGGACGCTCTGCCGCTTCTCAACGAAACCGGCGGGCCGCACATCGCCGCCCAAACTCTGCCCGCCCACGAACTGCTCATTCAAACTGCGCGCGCCAGCAGCGACCCGGTCACGCTCCTCTTCACCGGCCCGCTCACCAACCTGGCCGCCGCCCTCGATCTTGCGCCCGACATCGAGCAACGCTTTGAGCGGCTGTACTGGATGGGCGGCGCGGTAGACGTTCCTGGCAACGTGTTGCCGCCCTACGGCGACGGCACAGCAGAGTGGAACGCCTACTGGGATGCTCCGGCGGCGGCTCGCGTGTGGCGCTCGACGATTCCGATCACCCTCGTCGGCCTCGACGCGACGGACAGTGTGCCGGTCACGCTGGACTTTTTGCGGCGGCTGGCCCGTCAGAGGCGGTTTCCTCTTTCCGATCTGGCCGGGCAATGTTGGGCCGTCACCGTCAACACAGGCTACCATCTGTGGGACACGCTCACCACGCTCTCCATCGGCTTCCCCGACTTGATCACGGTGTGCGACGTGCCGTGCGAGATTGTCACCGAAGGGCCGAGCGAGGGCCGCACCCTGGCCGCGCCGGGTGGCCGCCTGGTGCAGGTGGCCGGGCCGGTGAATGCGGCTCAAGTGTACGACACGGTGCTGACGTTGCTACAACAGTAG
- a CDS encoding NUDIX domain-containing protein has product MPDYLNWLRSRIGSRKVIIAFATALIFDDDGRLLFQKRTDFREAWWGLPGGVLEIGETFEQCAVREALEETGLRVQPTRLVGVYTSPDYDVRYPNGDEAQQFTVAIECRVTGGDFRPDGVEVAEHHFFSTEEWRKLTLPPWYAAMARDFASGKPPQFDPPLFKPAIADGWRELRAQIGSGRMIAPGAGAFIQNESGQVLLGLRSEGLWGIPAGLMELGESISGTLVREAREEMNVDIAPRELLGVFTGPDFFHTYADGNEVQIASTLFRADIGGGELRPDGHETLDLRWFDPAHLPEMPARHRRLVEFALKNR; this is encoded by the coding sequence ATGCCCGACTACCTCAACTGGCTTCGCTCGCGCATCGGCTCGCGCAAAGTGATCATCGCATTTGCCACCGCTCTTATTTTTGACGATGATGGGCGACTGCTCTTTCAAAAGCGCACCGACTTTCGCGAAGCGTGGTGGGGCTTGCCCGGCGGCGTGCTTGAAATTGGCGAGACGTTTGAGCAGTGCGCCGTTCGAGAGGCGCTCGAAGAAACCGGCCTGCGCGTCCAGCCGACGCGCTTAGTCGGCGTTTACACCTCACCTGACTACGATGTGCGCTACCCAAACGGCGACGAGGCGCAACAGTTCACCGTCGCCATCGAGTGCCGGGTGACGGGCGGCGACTTCCGGCCTGACGGCGTTGAAGTTGCCGAGCACCATTTCTTTTCGACGGAGGAATGGCGCAAGCTGACTCTGCCGCCCTGGTATGCGGCCATGGCTCGCGATTTTGCTTCGGGGAAGCCGCCACAGTTTGACCCGCCTTTGTTCAAACCCGCTATTGCCGACGGCTGGCGTGAATTGCGCGCTCAAATCGGTTCGGGGCGGATGATTGCGCCCGGAGCCGGGGCGTTCATCCAAAACGAATCGGGGCAAGTTCTGCTTGGCTTGCGGAGCGAAGGACTGTGGGGCATCCCGGCTGGGTTGATGGAACTGGGCGAGTCGATCAGCGGCACGCTCGTGCGTGAAGCTCGCGAAGAGATGAACGTGGACATCGCCCCGCGCGAACTGCTCGGCGTCTTCACCGGCCCCGACTTCTTCCACACTTACGCCGACGGCAACGAAGTGCAGATCGCCTCAACCCTCTTTCGCGCCGACATCGGCGGCGGCGAACTCAGGCCCGACGGCCACGAAACGCTCGACCTGCGCTGGTTCGACCCGGCCCACTTGCCGGAGATGCCGGCCCGGCACAGGCGGCTGGTGGAGTTTGCTTTGAAGAATCGTTAA
- a CDS encoding RidA family protein has product MNRNIIHTDHAPKAIGPYSQAVRVGDFVYTAGQVPIVPATGDLIAGEIEAQTRQALTNIKVILEAAGSGLDKVVKTTVFMTNLGDFARMNGVYAEFFPSNPPARSTVQVTALPKGAMVEIECVAVVQ; this is encoded by the coding sequence ATGAACCGCAACATCATCCACACCGACCACGCTCCCAAAGCCATCGGCCCCTACTCACAGGCTGTTCGCGTCGGCGATTTTGTTTACACTGCCGGGCAAGTGCCCATCGTCCCGGCCACCGGCGACCTGATCGCTGGCGAGATCGAAGCCCAAACGCGGCAGGCGCTCACGAATATCAAAGTTATATTGGAAGCGGCGGGTAGCGGGCTGGACAAAGTGGTGAAGACCACCGTCTTCATGACCAACCTCGGCGACTTCGCCCGGATGAACGGCGTGTACGCCGAGTTCTTCCCCTCGAACCCGCCCGCCCGCTCGACGGTGCAAGTGACGGCCCTGCCGAAGGGCGCGATGGTGGAAATTGAGTGTGTAGCGGTTGTTCAGTGA
- a CDS encoding ribulose-phosphate 3-epimerase has product MIKLAPSILSADFARLADHTREALAAGADWVHVDVMDGHFVPNLTIGPLVVKALRPLCDEMKATLDVHLMIESPDRYLADFARAGADIITVHVEACPHLHRTVQAIKALGVKAGVALNPATSLVTVEEILPDLDLLLVMTVNPGFGGQSYIPASTAKIRRARRMLNGIGSQAWLEVDGGITPGTAGEAADAGATVLVAGNAVFGGPNTVPENIAALKARVSK; this is encoded by the coding sequence ATGATCAAACTCGCCCCCTCCATCCTTTCCGCCGACTTTGCCAGATTAGCTGACCACACCCGCGAAGCTCTCGCCGCCGGAGCCGACTGGGTTCACGTGGACGTGATGGACGGCCATTTCGTCCCCAACCTCACCATCGGCCCGCTCGTCGTTAAAGCCTTGCGCCCGCTGTGTGACGAGATGAAGGCCACGCTCGACGTGCATCTGATGATCGAGTCGCCCGACCGCTACCTGGCCGACTTCGCCCGCGCCGGAGCCGACATCATCACCGTTCACGTCGAAGCCTGCCCGCACCTGCACCGCACCGTGCAAGCTATCAAGGCCCTCGGCGTCAAAGCGGGCGTGGCCCTCAATCCGGCTACGTCTCTCGTCACCGTCGAAGAAATTTTGCCTGACCTCGATCTCCTGCTGGTGATGACGGTCAATCCCGGCTTCGGCGGGCAGAGCTACATCCCGGCCAGCACGGCCAAGATTCGGCGAGCGCGGCGGATGCTGAATGGCATTGGCTCGCAGGCGTGGTTGGAAGTGGATGGCGGCATCACCCCTGGCACTGCCGGTGAGGCCGCCGACGCCGGGGCTACGGTGCTGGTGGCGGGCAACGCCGTGTTCGGCGGCCCGAACACTGTCCCCGAAAATATCGCCGCCCTGAAAGCTAGGGTTAGCAAATAA
- a CDS encoding alpha/beta hydrolase, giving the protein MQIQTGFAQVSGTRLYYEMAGAGQPLVFVHGFSLDTRMWDDQFEAFAQHYQVVRCDLRGFGQSATPASDPYTHLDDLKALLQILKIDSAHIAGFSLGGGIAIDFALTYPEATRSLITIDGTLGGYRWAKDWGGPRATAQSAGVAAAREAWLDDELFIPANELPPVAARLRQMVTTYSGWHWLNRDPGRWLQPPAIERLEQIRAPALAIAGEHDAPDFHNIADILGQRIPSCRKVVVSGAGHLANMEAPEQVNEIVLSFLESINLTKQAP; this is encoded by the coding sequence ATGCAAATCCAAACCGGCTTCGCTCAAGTCAGCGGCACGCGCCTTTATTATGAAATGGCTGGAGCAGGCCAGCCGCTCGTCTTCGTTCACGGCTTCAGCCTCGACACGCGGATGTGGGACGACCAATTTGAGGCGTTTGCCCAGCATTATCAAGTCGTCCGCTGTGACCTGCGCGGCTTCGGCCAGTCGGCCACACCAGCCAGTGACCCTTACACCCACCTGGACGACCTCAAAGCATTGCTTCAAATTTTGAAGATTGACTCGGCGCACATCGCCGGCTTTTCGTTAGGCGGCGGCATCGCTATTGACTTTGCCCTCACCTATCCCGAAGCGACGCGCTCGTTGATCACCATTGACGGCACGCTGGGCGGCTATCGTTGGGCCAAAGACTGGGGAGGCCCGCGGGCCACAGCGCAGTCGGCAGGTGTGGCGGCGGCCAGAGAAGCCTGGCTGGACGACGAGTTGTTCATCCCGGCGAACGAACTGCCGCCGGTGGCGGCCCGGCTGAGGCAGATGGTGACTACGTATTCAGGCTGGCATTGGCTCAACCGCGACCCCGGACGATGGCTACAGCCTCCGGCCATCGAACGTCTGGAGCAAATTCGCGCGCCCGCGCTGGCCATCGCCGGCGAACACGACGCGCCAGACTTTCACAACATCGCCGACATTCTAGGACAGCGCATCCCGTCTTGCCGCAAAGTTGTCGTGTCCGGCGCAGGCCACCTGGCCAACATGGAAGCGCCGGAGCAGGTCAACGAGATCGTTTTGAGTTTTCTGGAAAGCATCAATTTAACGAAACAAGCGCCCTGA
- a CDS encoding xanthine dehydrogenase family protein subunit M has product MYSANFDYYRPTTLNEAVELLKTKSGAKVLAGGHSLIPAMKLRVAGPAALVDISRIGGLTGVSKDGGNLKIGALTTHTAVASSELVKAECGLLAETASHIGDQQVRNKGTLGGSLAHADPAADYPTAMIALGATMTVMGPKGTRDIAAADFFTGLLTTALAADEVLTSVSVPAYGKTAGASYMKHRHPASSYAVAGVAVMVMMSGGKCNGARVAVGGVTGNPVRVSAAEEALMGSACDEAACAAAANKVAAALKDPLSDAYASGEYRVHLATVLAKRALMTAAGRAKG; this is encoded by the coding sequence ATGTACTCTGCAAACTTCGATTACTATCGCCCGACGACTCTCAACGAAGCCGTTGAGCTTCTCAAAACCAAGAGCGGGGCCAAAGTGCTGGCCGGCGGCCATAGCCTCATCCCGGCCATGAAACTGCGGGTGGCCGGCCCGGCGGCGCTGGTGGACATCAGCCGCATCGGCGGCCTCACCGGAGTCAGCAAAGATGGCGGCAACTTGAAGATCGGCGCGCTCACCACTCACACGGCGGTTGCATCGTCCGAGCTGGTGAAGGCTGAGTGCGGCCTGCTGGCCGAGACGGCGTCCCACATCGGCGATCAGCAAGTCCGCAACAAGGGCACGCTGGGCGGCTCGCTGGCCCATGCCGACCCCGCCGCCGACTACCCGACGGCCATGATCGCCCTCGGCGCGACAATGACGGTCATGGGGCCGAAAGGCACACGCGACATCGCCGCCGCCGACTTCTTCACCGGCCTGCTCACCACTGCCCTGGCCGCCGACGAAGTGTTGACCTCGGTGAGCGTTCCGGCTTATGGCAAGACTGCCGGCGCGTCTTACATGAAGCACCGCCATCCGGCCTCCAGCTACGCTGTGGCCGGGGTAGCCGTCATGGTGATGATGAGCGGCGGCAAGTGCAACGGCGCGCGCGTGGCCGTGGGCGGCGTGACGGGCAACCCGGTGCGGGTGAGCGCCGCCGAGGAGGCGTTGATGGGGTCGGCCTGCGACGAGGCCGCCTGCGCCGCCGCCGCAAACAAAGTGGCCGCCGCCCTCAAAGACCCGTTGAGTGACGCTTACGCCTCCGGCGAGTATCGTGTTCACCTGGCCACCGTGTTAGCCAAGCGGGCGCTGATGACGGCGGCGGGGAGGGCGAAAGGGTAA
- a CDS encoding molybdopterin-dependent oxidoreductase, with product MSKYVGTSMKRREDPRFIQGKGSYVANLKIPGMAHLAIKRSPYAHAKIKSIDISKAKAHPGVIAVFTGQDTMDVGALPSGWNVPNIKVPVQRVLQTDKVRHVGDRVAAVVAESPYIAADALDLIEVEYEPLPSVTDARKAAEPGAPLVHDEIPNNMSYTWALGNKDECDKAFAEADKVVELELVNQRLIATAIEPRAALAQWDSGKEEMTLWTTSQNPNLTRVVLSAFLIGIPEHKLRLISPDVGGGFGSKIPTYPEEALVPWAARKLNRPVKWVSSRSEAAMSDTQGRDHVTVCKLALKKDGAITGLRVETWANNGAYISLVASLIPTAFYVTLLSGLYKIPAIYGQIWGTLSNTVWVDAYRGAGRPEAAYVVERLVDTAARELNMDPVEFRRKNFIPANEFPYQTPVALQYDSGNYQRLFDKAIEMSNYAEMRKQQAEARKKGKLVGIGIAGCIEASGPVPSKVAGALGGVTGFWESGSVRVHATGKVTVLTGAHTHGQGHETTFAQIVADELGVNINDVDIVHGDTAVIPNGMGTYGSRSTSVGGSALVRSAEKVRAKMMKIAAHQLEAAVEDMVYDQDNGKVYVKGSPDKSKSFGDLAFAAYTAHNLPDGMEPGMEEDTYYDPANFTYPNSAHIAQVEIDPDTGQVTLQRYIAVDDVGKIINPLIVNGQVVGGIVQGVGQALTEEGVYDENGQLVTANLMEYAIPRAELFPMIETGHTETPSPHNPLGVKGVGEMGTIASTPTIVNAVMDALTPFGVKHIDMPLTPEKIWRAMKK from the coding sequence ATGAGCAAATACGTTGGCACCAGCATGAAGCGGCGGGAAGACCCGCGATTCATTCAAGGCAAGGGCAGTTACGTGGCGAACCTCAAAATTCCGGGCATGGCCCACCTTGCCATCAAACGCAGTCCCTACGCTCATGCCAAAATCAAAAGCATTGACATCAGCAAAGCCAAAGCCCACCCCGGCGTGATCGCCGTGTTCACCGGCCAAGACACCATGGACGTTGGCGCACTGCCCAGCGGCTGGAACGTCCCCAACATCAAAGTGCCCGTCCAGCGCGTTTTGCAAACAGACAAAGTGCGGCACGTGGGCGACCGGGTAGCGGCAGTGGTGGCCGAGTCCCCTTACATCGCCGCCGACGCCCTCGACCTGATCGAAGTGGAGTACGAGCCGCTTCCCTCCGTCACCGACGCCCGCAAAGCCGCCGAGCCCGGCGCGCCTTTAGTCCATGATGAAATCCCCAATAACATGAGCTACACCTGGGCGCTAGGCAACAAGGACGAATGCGACAAAGCCTTCGCCGAGGCCGACAAAGTGGTGGAGTTGGAACTGGTCAACCAGCGATTGATCGCCACCGCCATTGAGCCGCGCGCCGCGCTCGCCCAGTGGGATTCAGGCAAAGAAGAAATGACCCTGTGGACGACGAGCCAGAACCCCAATCTGACTCGGGTGGTGTTGAGCGCCTTCCTCATTGGCATCCCGGAACACAAACTGCGGTTGATCTCGCCCGATGTGGGCGGCGGCTTCGGGAGCAAGATTCCGACTTATCCCGAAGAAGCCCTCGTGCCCTGGGCGGCGCGCAAGCTCAATCGCCCGGTCAAGTGGGTGTCCTCGCGCAGCGAGGCGGCCATGTCGGATACACAGGGCCGCGATCATGTCACAGTTTGCAAGCTGGCCCTGAAGAAGGACGGCGCGATCACTGGCTTGCGGGTTGAAACGTGGGCCAACAATGGGGCTTACATTTCACTCGTCGCCTCACTCATCCCCACCGCTTTCTACGTCACCCTGCTTTCCGGCCTCTACAAGATTCCAGCTATCTATGGCCAAATATGGGGCACGCTGAGTAACACCGTTTGGGTGGACGCCTATCGCGGCGCGGGTCGGCCCGAAGCCGCTTACGTGGTCGAACGTCTGGTGGACACCGCCGCCCGCGAGTTGAACATGGATCCAGTTGAGTTCCGGCGCAAGAACTTCATTCCGGCGAATGAATTCCCGTATCAAACGCCGGTGGCTCTGCAATACGACAGCGGCAATTACCAGCGTCTCTTTGATAAAGCCATCGAGATGTCAAACTATGCCGAGATGCGCAAGCAACAGGCCGAGGCGCGTAAGAAAGGCAAGCTGGTTGGCATTGGCATCGCAGGTTGTATCGAAGCTAGCGGCCCGGTTCCGTCAAAGGTGGCGGGCGCGTTGGGCGGCGTCACCGGCTTCTGGGAGAGCGGCTCTGTTCGCGTCCACGCTACCGGCAAAGTAACGGTGCTCACCGGGGCCCACACGCACGGCCAGGGCCACGAGACCACGTTTGCTCAGATCGTGGCCGACGAGTTGGGCGTCAACATCAACGATGTTGACATTGTTCACGGCGACACTGCCGTGATTCCCAACGGCATGGGCACTTACGGCAGTCGAAGCACATCGGTCGGCGGAAGCGCCCTGGTTCGTAGCGCCGAAAAAGTGCGAGCGAAGATGATGAAGATCGCCGCACATCAACTGGAAGCGGCGGTTGAAGACATGGTCTACGACCAGGACAACGGCAAGGTCTATGTCAAAGGCTCGCCCGACAAGTCCAAATCCTTCGGCGACCTGGCTTTTGCCGCCTACACCGCCCACAACCTGCCCGACGGGATGGAGCCGGGCATGGAAGAAGACACCTATTACGACCCGGCCAACTTCACTTATCCCAACAGCGCCCACATCGCGCAAGTAGAAATTGACCCTGACACCGGCCAGGTGACCCTTCAGCGTTACATTGCCGTTGACGACGTGGGCAAGATCATCAACCCACTCATCGTTAACGGCCAGGTGGTCGGTGGGATAGTGCAGGGTGTTGGGCAGGCGCTCACTGAAGAAGGCGTGTATGACGAAAACGGCCAACTGGTGACGGCCAATCTCATGGAATACGCCATCCCGCGCGCCGAGTTGTTCCCGATGATCGAAACCGGACACACTGAGACACCGTCGCCTCACAATCCGCTGGGCGTCAAGGGCGTGGGCGAGATGGGCACCATTGCCTCCACGCCGACGATTGTCAACGCAGTGATGGATGCCCTCACGCCGTTCGGCGTCAAGCACATTGACATGCCGCTCACGCCGGAAAAGATTTGGCGGGCGATGAAGAAATAG